From a single Natronocella acetinitrilica genomic region:
- a CDS encoding FAD-binding and (Fe-S)-binding domain-containing protein — protein sequence MSAKPVVARPSARRQVSPGDSHLARQLRENVRGEVLFDRFTRGRYATDASIYQIEPLGVVVPRDEEDVAAAIAIARDSGVPVLPRGGGTSQCGQTVNAALVLDCSKFLNKLVSVDPERQIATVQPGIVLDQLNGLLKQHGLFYPVDVSTAAQATIGGMAGNNSCGSRSLRYGNMVHNVRAIDAVLPDGSALHFGALPKPDELVEGSPRYREIVQALHALHAREADELDARFPKIRRRVGGYNLDRLTPAGGNLAKLLVGSEGTLAFFQRLELDLTRLPTHKTLGICHFPTFRKAMEAAKPIVEQLSPSAVELVDRTLIDLGMEIDIFRPIMTRYIKGQPEAVLFVEFSGEDHAEELANLRKLVELMADLGYPEGVVEVVDPKEQTAVWNVRKAGLNIMMSMKGDGKPVSFIEDCAVALEHLPDYTERLTEVFHKHGTEGTWYAHASEGCLHVRPIINLKEESGAVKMRAIAEEAFAMVREYKGSHSGEHGDGIVRSEFHKDMFGERLVKAFGDVKQLFDPTGIMNPGKIVDPPKMDDRSLMRFTPQYKTIPLKTALDWSAHGSFAAAVEMCNNNGTCRKFDAAVMCPSYRATMNEQDLTRGRANSLRLALSGQLGEDALTSKDMYDTLSRCVACKGCRRECPTGVDMAKMKVEFLHHYHARHGRSLGDRLVAGLPRYAAWASRLRWLANARDVLPGLAWLGERVTGFSAQRPLPRWSAKPFKASGTLCKGETGRVVLFADTFNRWFEPGHLRDTVDVLCAAGYEVIVPQSKGGEDRPLCCGRTYLSVGQVDEAKSEARRTLNALLPFVREGVPVVGLEPSCLLTLRDEFLSMLPGEEAQSLAEHAFLLEEFLARELDAGRLELPLESQAGRKALLHGHCHQKAFDVMGPVQRVLGLIPDLQVDTIKGTCCGMAGAFGYQREHYETSMKIGELDVLPAVREADADTWIVADGTSCRHQVADGAGRKDAMHVASVLAAALPAEVRAAVRTRVSH from the coding sequence ATGAGCGCCAAGCCCGTGGTGGCAAGGCCCAGTGCAAGACGGCAGGTGAGTCCGGGCGATAGCCATCTGGCCCGGCAACTCCGGGAGAACGTCAGGGGCGAGGTCCTGTTCGACCGCTTTACCCGTGGCCGCTATGCCACGGACGCCTCCATCTACCAGATCGAACCGCTGGGGGTTGTGGTGCCGCGGGACGAAGAGGACGTGGCCGCCGCCATTGCCATTGCCCGTGATTCAGGCGTGCCGGTGCTACCCAGAGGCGGTGGGACATCGCAATGCGGGCAGACGGTGAATGCGGCCCTGGTCCTGGATTGCAGCAAATTCCTCAACAAGCTGGTGTCTGTCGATCCCGAGAGACAGATCGCCACGGTGCAGCCGGGCATCGTGCTGGACCAACTCAACGGTTTGCTGAAGCAACATGGCCTGTTCTATCCGGTGGATGTCTCCACGGCAGCCCAGGCCACCATCGGCGGAATGGCTGGCAATAACAGCTGCGGCTCACGAAGCCTGCGCTACGGCAACATGGTCCACAACGTGCGTGCCATAGACGCTGTGCTGCCCGACGGCTCAGCGTTGCATTTCGGAGCCTTGCCGAAGCCAGACGAACTGGTGGAGGGGTCGCCACGCTACCGGGAGATCGTTCAGGCGCTGCATGCGCTCCATGCCCGCGAGGCCGACGAACTGGATGCCCGCTTTCCCAAGATCCGTCGTCGTGTCGGGGGCTACAATCTCGATCGCCTCACACCCGCGGGCGGTAACCTGGCCAAGCTCCTGGTGGGTTCCGAAGGCACGCTGGCCTTCTTCCAGAGGCTGGAGCTGGACCTTACCCGTCTGCCGACTCACAAGACTCTCGGTATCTGCCACTTCCCAACCTTCCGCAAGGCGATGGAGGCGGCCAAGCCCATCGTGGAGCAGCTGAGCCCCTCCGCCGTCGAGCTTGTGGACCGGACGCTGATCGATCTGGGTATGGAGATCGACATCTTCCGCCCCATCATGACCCGTTACATCAAGGGCCAACCGGAAGCCGTGCTGTTCGTGGAGTTCTCGGGTGAGGATCACGCCGAGGAGCTCGCCAACCTGCGCAAGCTGGTGGAGTTGATGGCGGATCTCGGCTATCCCGAAGGCGTGGTGGAGGTGGTGGATCCCAAGGAGCAGACCGCCGTCTGGAATGTCCGCAAGGCCGGGCTCAACATCATGATGTCCATGAAAGGCGACGGGAAGCCGGTTTCGTTTATCGAGGACTGCGCCGTTGCACTGGAGCACCTGCCGGATTACACCGAACGTTTGACCGAGGTTTTTCACAAGCACGGTACCGAAGGCACCTGGTATGCGCACGCCTCCGAGGGCTGCCTGCATGTGCGGCCGATCATCAATCTGAAGGAAGAATCTGGTGCGGTAAAGATGCGGGCCATCGCCGAGGAGGCCTTCGCCATGGTGCGGGAGTACAAGGGCTCGCACTCCGGTGAACACGGCGACGGTATTGTCCGCTCGGAGTTCCACAAGGATATGTTCGGCGAACGGCTGGTCAAGGCCTTTGGCGATGTGAAGCAGTTGTTCGACCCCACCGGCATCATGAACCCGGGCAAGATCGTCGACCCGCCGAAGATGGACGACCGCTCCCTGATGCGGTTCACACCCCAGTACAAGACCATTCCCCTGAAGACGGCACTGGACTGGTCGGCTCACGGCAGCTTTGCCGCGGCGGTTGAGATGTGCAACAACAACGGCACTTGCCGCAAGTTCGATGCCGCCGTCATGTGCCCGTCTTATCGCGCCACCATGAACGAGCAGGATCTTACCCGGGGTCGGGCCAACAGCCTGCGGCTGGCGCTAAGCGGCCAGTTGGGCGAGGACGCCCTCACCTCCAAAGACATGTACGACACCCTGTCACGCTGTGTGGCTTGCAAGGGCTGTCGACGGGAATGCCCCACCGGCGTGGATATGGCCAAGATGAAGGTGGAATTCCTGCATCACTACCATGCACGCCATGGGCGCAGCCTGGGTGACCGACTGGTGGCGGGCCTGCCCCGTTACGCGGCCTGGGCGTCGCGCTTGCGCTGGCTGGCCAATGCCCGGGATGTGTTACCGGGCCTGGCATGGCTGGGCGAACGGGTGACGGGATTCTCGGCGCAGCGCCCATTGCCGCGCTGGTCCGCCAAGCCATTCAAGGCTAGCGGGACGCTCTGCAAGGGCGAAACCGGCCGCGTGGTGCTGTTTGCCGATACCTTCAATCGCTGGTTCGAACCAGGGCATTTGCGCGACACCGTGGACGTGCTCTGCGCCGCGGGTTACGAAGTGATCGTACCGCAATCGAAGGGAGGCGAAGACCGCCCGCTCTGCTGCGGTCGCACCTACCTGTCCGTGGGGCAGGTTGATGAAGCAAAATCCGAAGCCCGCCGAACCCTGAACGCCTTGCTGCCTTTCGTGCGTGAGGGTGTGCCGGTAGTGGGGCTGGAGCCGTCCTGCCTGTTGACCTTGCGCGACGAATTCCTGTCCATGCTCCCCGGAGAGGAGGCACAAAGCCTTGCCGAGCACGCGTTCCTGCTGGAGGAGTTCCTGGCCCGTGAGTTGGATGCCGGCCGTCTGGAACTGCCTCTGGAGTCGCAGGCCGGGCGCAAGGCGCTTCTCCACGGCCACTGCCATCAGAAGGCCTTCGATGTCATGGGCCCGGTGCAGCGGGTGCTGGGCCTGATTCCCGACCTGCAGGTGGACACCATCAAGGGGACCTGCTGCGGGATGGCTGGCGCCTTCGGCTACCAGAGGGAGCACTACGAGACATCCATGAAGATCGGCGAACTGGATGTGCTGCCGGCGGTGCGAGAGGCCGACGCAGATACGTGGATCGTGGCGGACGGTACGAGCTGCCGGCACCAGGTAGCGGATGGTGCCGGGCGCAAGGACGCCATGCATGTGGCTTCGGTCCTGGCGGCGGCATTGCCTGCCGAGGTGCGGGCAGCGGTGCGCACCCGCGTCAGTCACTAG
- a CDS encoding GntR family transcriptional regulator produces MAASDQQNPRTDQTSGRRIARQTLHDEVVNQVRNMIIEGELSQGERVPERQLCEQLGISRTPLREALKVLASEGMVELLPNRGARVTKLTLDDLQEIFEVLGALEGLSGELAAVRMSDADIAEVRELHDRMVDAYEKRERLEYFVLNQQIHDRIMDGAQSETLRSIYQSICGRVRHARYLTNLSEKRWKQAVNEHSAIIGALEDRDSDKLFRILRQHLRNKADVAKAAWIEGGDRQADARQAS; encoded by the coding sequence ATGGCGGCATCCGATCAGCAGAATCCCAGAACGGACCAGACCTCTGGCCGGCGCATTGCGCGCCAGACGCTCCACGATGAGGTGGTCAACCAGGTCCGCAATATGATTATCGAAGGGGAGTTGTCCCAGGGAGAACGCGTACCCGAGCGACAACTCTGCGAACAATTGGGTATCTCGCGCACGCCCCTGCGGGAGGCACTGAAAGTGCTTGCCTCCGAGGGCATGGTGGAATTGCTGCCCAATCGCGGTGCCCGAGTCACCAAGCTCACGCTGGATGACCTGCAGGAGATCTTCGAAGTGCTGGGTGCCCTCGAAGGCTTGTCCGGAGAGCTGGCTGCCGTGCGCATGAGTGACGCGGATATCGCCGAGGTGCGCGAGCTCCACGACCGCATGGTCGACGCTTACGAAAAACGTGAGCGACTGGAGTATTTCGTGCTCAATCAGCAGATTCATGACCGGATCATGGACGGCGCCCAGAGCGAAACCCTGCGCTCCATCTACCAATCCATCTGCGGGCGGGTCCGCCACGCGCGCTATCTGACCAACCTGTCGGAGAAACGCTGGAAGCAGGCCGTCAACGAACACAGCGCCATCATCGGAGCCCTGGAAGACCGGGACAGCGACAAACTGTTCCGCATTCTGCGTCAGCATTTGCGCAACAAGGCGGACGTGGCCAAGGCGGCGTGGATCGAGGGCGGCGACCGCCAGGCAGATGCCAGGCAGGCATCCTGA
- a CDS encoding enoyl-CoA hydratase/isomerase family protein: MGEEELLFEREGNRAWITFNRPKVRNAVTFGMYTRLEELCDRLAEDDELRVVILRGAGGEAFVAGTDITQFHDFRTEQDPLDYEQRIDRLLGKLERLPVPTIAMIEGYCVGGGAAIALACDFRYTTPELQFGIPIARTLGNCLSLDNISRMVDLLGPARTKEALMLAKLLDAETAQQVGLVNDVFDAGVIRQEVEAVADRLAGLAPLTLRAIKEAVRRTQLERRAEAEQGRDLILSCYMSEDFREGVTAFTEKRRPQWRGR; this comes from the coding sequence ATGGGCGAGGAAGAATTACTGTTCGAACGGGAGGGCAATCGGGCCTGGATCACCTTCAATCGGCCAAAGGTGCGCAATGCCGTAACCTTTGGCATGTACACCCGTCTGGAGGAGCTCTGTGACCGACTTGCCGAGGATGACGAACTGCGCGTGGTGATACTGCGCGGCGCCGGCGGCGAGGCTTTCGTTGCTGGCACTGACATTACCCAGTTTCACGATTTCCGAACGGAACAGGACCCACTGGACTACGAGCAGCGCATCGATCGCCTGCTGGGCAAACTGGAGCGGCTACCGGTACCGACCATTGCCATGATTGAGGGCTATTGTGTCGGTGGCGGGGCCGCCATTGCCCTGGCCTGTGACTTCCGCTACACCACACCCGAGCTGCAGTTCGGCATCCCCATCGCGCGGACCCTTGGCAACTGCCTGTCACTGGACAACATCTCCCGCATGGTGGACCTGCTAGGCCCGGCCCGCACCAAGGAAGCCCTGATGCTTGCCAAGTTGCTGGATGCCGAGACGGCACAGCAGGTTGGTCTGGTGAACGATGTGTTCGACGCGGGCGTTATCCGGCAAGAGGTGGAAGCCGTGGCGGACCGACTGGCCGGGCTTGCACCGCTGACACTCAGGGCCATCAAGGAAGCCGTGCGGCGCACGCAGCTTGAGCGCCGCGCCGAGGCGGAGCAGGGTCGCGACCTGATCCTGTCCTGCTACATGAGTGAGGATTTCCGTGAAGGGGTGACGGCGTTCACCGAGAAACGCCGCCCCCAGTGGCGGGGCCGCTGA
- a CDS encoding CaiB/BaiF CoA transferase family protein — translation MLPLDGLRVLDISQIMAGPYCTMVLGDMGAEVIKVEKAKGGDDSRQMGPYVEGESMCFVQINRNKKSIALNLKDPDGREIFYQLAREADVIVENYRPGVTQSLKVDFETIRGMNPGIIYCSISGFGQTGPYREKGGFDLVAQGMTGLMSMTGEAGKRPMKTGIAVYDIGAGITAVYSILAAYIHRQKTGEGQHIDIAVAECGLPWFTWEAAGYFGNGTQPEATGWRHRVSAPYQSLRTADGYLMLGCANQRTWERFCQDVVNRPEWMEDRRFVTNQDRRQNVEALEALIEEILAADTTENWLARCDAAGVPAGPVNTFEQALQDKHYQARGMVQSFQHPTLGKVDTLGFASKFSSTPQEIRQSAPLFAQHTDEVLEELGLDASRIAALRAGGAVV, via the coding sequence ATGTTACCCCTGGACGGATTGCGCGTACTGGATATCTCCCAGATCATGGCCGGACCCTATTGCACCATGGTGCTTGGGGACATGGGGGCCGAGGTCATCAAGGTTGAAAAGGCCAAGGGCGGCGATGATTCCCGCCAGATGGGGCCCTATGTCGAGGGCGAATCCATGTGCTTCGTCCAGATCAACCGCAACAAGAAGAGCATCGCCCTCAACCTCAAGGACCCTGACGGCCGGGAGATCTTCTACCAGCTCGCCCGCGAGGCGGACGTCATCGTCGAGAATTACCGTCCGGGCGTCACCCAGTCGCTGAAAGTGGATTTCGAGACCATCCGCGGCATGAACCCGGGCATCATCTACTGCTCCATCTCCGGTTTCGGCCAGACCGGACCGTACCGGGAGAAGGGCGGTTTCGATCTGGTGGCGCAGGGCATGACCGGGCTAATGAGCATGACCGGTGAAGCCGGCAAGCGACCGATGAAGACGGGTATTGCAGTCTACGACATCGGTGCCGGTATCACCGCCGTCTACTCCATTCTGGCCGCCTACATCCACCGTCAGAAGACCGGCGAGGGCCAGCATATCGACATTGCCGTCGCCGAATGCGGCCTACCCTGGTTCACCTGGGAGGCAGCGGGTTACTTCGGCAACGGCACGCAACCGGAGGCCACAGGCTGGCGGCACCGGGTGTCCGCTCCGTACCAGAGCCTGCGGACCGCCGACGGCTATCTGATGCTCGGCTGTGCCAACCAGCGGACCTGGGAGCGATTCTGTCAGGACGTGGTGAATCGGCCCGAGTGGATGGAGGATCGGCGCTTCGTCACCAATCAGGATCGCCGTCAGAACGTCGAGGCCCTGGAGGCGTTGATCGAAGAAATACTGGCGGCGGACACCACGGAGAACTGGCTGGCACGTTGTGACGCCGCCGGTGTGCCGGCGGGGCCGGTGAACACCTTCGAGCAGGCCCTGCAGGATAAGCACTACCAGGCCCGTGGGATGGTGCAGTCTTTCCAGCACCCGACGTTGGGTAAGGTGGACACGCTGGGCTTTGCCAGCAAGTTCTCCAGCACGCCGCAGGAGATCAGGCAGTCGGCGCCGCTGTTCGCCCAGCACACCGACGAGGTACTGGAAGAGCTGGGCCTGGACGCGTCCCGGATCGCGGCGCTGCGCGCCGGCGGTGCCGTGGTTTAA
- a CDS encoding TRAP transporter large permease, which translates to MIIALMLLGLLALILINVPIAVALASVAVVAIVTVQGWDMMPNIALTMFEGASSFPLLAIPMFVLAGAIMNTGGISRRLIAFASALFGFIRGGLAMINIGVSMFFAEISGSAVADVAATGSVLIPAMKKRGYPRAFAAAVTSSSASLAIIIPPSIPMILYGVMSGSSIVQLFVAGIIPGILGGVGLMGLSYYYARKYDWPVEEVFQLRQVWKTFKEAFWALTLPIIILGSIFGGFVTATEGAGLAVAAAVLISTVLYRELDLRALYRAMIDGGQQTAVVMLLVAASALVGMFLTEMRLPQQLAQAILDLTDNKYFILMILNVFFLLIGLFLHSAAAIILVVPIVMPLVNAAGIDPVHFGLVVCLNLAIGQQTPPVASVLITACSIAKADVWSVTRSNLGFIAVLLGVLLLITYVPAVPMSLVEYFYR; encoded by the coding sequence ATGATCATCGCCCTGATGCTGCTTGGCCTGCTCGCCCTGATCCTGATCAATGTGCCAATTGCCGTCGCCCTCGCGAGCGTTGCGGTGGTGGCCATTGTCACTGTTCAAGGCTGGGACATGATGCCGAACATCGCTCTGACGATGTTCGAGGGAGCAAGCAGCTTCCCCCTGCTGGCCATCCCGATGTTCGTGTTGGCCGGGGCCATCATGAACACCGGCGGGATATCCCGCCGGCTGATCGCCTTTGCCTCCGCCCTGTTCGGCTTTATTCGCGGCGGCCTGGCAATGATCAACATCGGTGTCTCCATGTTCTTCGCGGAGATATCCGGTTCGGCGGTGGCCGACGTGGCGGCCACCGGCTCGGTGCTCATCCCGGCCATGAAAAAGCGGGGGTATCCGCGAGCCTTCGCTGCGGCGGTGACCTCGTCATCCGCCTCGCTGGCCATCATCATCCCGCCGTCCATCCCGATGATCCTCTACGGGGTCATGTCGGGGTCGTCCATCGTACAGCTGTTCGTGGCAGGCATCATTCCGGGCATTCTCGGTGGTGTCGGCTTGATGGGGCTCAGCTATTACTACGCCCGAAAGTACGACTGGCCGGTGGAGGAGGTGTTTCAGCTGCGCCAGGTGTGGAAGACCTTCAAGGAGGCTTTCTGGGCTCTCACCCTGCCTATCATCATCCTGGGTTCGATCTTCGGGGGCTTCGTGACGGCCACCGAAGGTGCCGGACTTGCAGTCGCGGCAGCAGTCCTTATCAGCACTGTCCTTTATCGTGAACTTGACCTTCGGGCACTCTATCGCGCCATGATCGACGGCGGTCAACAGACTGCCGTCGTCATGCTACTGGTGGCTGCGTCCGCGCTGGTGGGCATGTTCCTCACGGAAATGCGGCTGCCGCAGCAGCTGGCGCAGGCAATCCTGGATCTCACGGATAACAAGTACTTCATCCTGATGATCCTGAATGTGTTCTTCCTGCTGATCGGCCTATTCCTGCATTCGGCTGCAGCCATCATTCTGGTGGTGCCCATCGTGATGCCGTTGGTCAATGCCGCTGGTATCGACCCGGTGCATTTCGGCCTGGTGGTCTGTCTCAACCTGGCCATTGGTCAGCAGACACCGCCTGTGGCGAGCGTATTGATCACGGCCTGCTCCATTGCCAAGGCTGACGTGTGGTCAGTGACACGCTCGAATCTCGGGTTCATTGCCGTGTTGCTGGGGGTGCTCCTGCTGATCACCTATGTGCCGGCAGTGCCAATGAGCCTGGTGGAATACTTCTATCGGTGA
- a CDS encoding pyridoxal-phosphate-dependent aminotransferase family protein translates to MAYPSGRHFLQIPGPTNVPDRVLRAMDMPTIDHRGPEFRKLALDVFAKLKPVFGAEHVIVYPSSGTGAWEAAIVNCLEPGDRVLMFETGHFATLWQTMAKRLGIEVDFVPGDWRRGVDPALVEQKLREDTDHAIKAVMVVHNETSTGVTSRIPLVRKAIDAAGHPALLLVDTISSLASVPYEHDEWGVDVTVSGSQKGLMLPPGLGFNAISNKALKIAEQGGMRRSYWDWHEMLAANAKGFTHYTPATNLLYGLREALDMLQEEGMDNVFKRHARHGEATRRAVRAWGLEILCEVPEEYSPVLTAAIMPEGHDADELRAIILDRFDMSLGAGLTKLAGKVFRIGHLGSFNDLSLMGTLAGVEMGLGIAGIPHNKGGVDAAMRYLEETAG, encoded by the coding sequence ATGGCTTATCCCAGCGGTCGTCATTTTCTGCAAATCCCAGGGCCGACAAATGTGCCGGATCGTGTCCTGCGAGCAATGGATATGCCCACCATCGATCACCGCGGACCGGAGTTTCGCAAACTGGCGCTGGATGTGTTCGCCAAACTGAAACCCGTATTCGGTGCCGAGCATGTCATTGTCTACCCCTCTTCCGGCACGGGGGCCTGGGAAGCGGCCATCGTCAACTGCCTGGAGCCCGGCGACCGGGTGCTGATGTTCGAGACCGGGCACTTCGCCACCCTGTGGCAGACCATGGCCAAGCGTCTGGGCATCGAAGTGGACTTCGTCCCCGGCGACTGGCGCCGCGGCGTAGATCCCGCCCTGGTGGAACAGAAACTCAGGGAAGACACCGACCATGCCATCAAGGCGGTCATGGTTGTGCATAACGAAACCTCCACCGGCGTCACCAGCCGCATTCCGCTGGTGCGCAAGGCCATTGACGCGGCTGGACACCCGGCACTGCTCCTGGTGGACACTATTTCTTCCCTCGCCTCGGTTCCCTACGAGCACGACGAGTGGGGCGTGGACGTCACGGTGAGCGGTTCGCAAAAAGGGCTGATGTTGCCGCCCGGCCTGGGCTTCAATGCCATCTCGAACAAGGCGCTCAAGATTGCCGAACAGGGCGGCATGCGGCGTTCCTATTGGGACTGGCATGAAATGCTCGCCGCCAACGCCAAGGGCTTCACCCACTACACACCGGCTACCAACCTGTTGTATGGCCTGCGGGAAGCACTGGATATGCTGCAGGAAGAAGGCATGGATAATGTATTCAAGCGCCATGCCCGCCACGGTGAGGCAACCCGGCGTGCCGTGCGCGCCTGGGGCCTGGAGATCCTCTGCGAGGTGCCAGAGGAATACTCTCCTGTGCTCACCGCCGCAATCATGCCCGAGGGCCATGACGCCGACGAACTGCGGGCCATCATCCTCGACCGATTCGATATGTCCCTGGGCGCGGGCCTGACCAAACTGGCCGGCAAGGTGTTCCGCATCGGTCACCTGGGCTCCTTCAACGACCTGTCGCTGATGGGCACGCTGGCGGGTGTGGAGATGGGCCTCGGCATTGCCGGCATACCCCATAACAAGGGTGGCGTCGACGCGGCCATGCGGTACCTCGAAGAAACCGCCGGCTGA
- a CDS encoding TRAP transporter substrate-binding protein translates to MVLLRVFSLALALALLSAPLQAREITFGHVGGPDSLFADSAEHFAALANERLPEPYRVEVYGSSQLGNDQELLQRLRLGTVDFALPSTIMSSVADEFGIFELPYLVKNREHMARIEEEIFWPTLAPIAEQNGYRILAVWENGFRHITNNRRAIERPEDLRGIKLRTPRGAWRVRMFEEYGAEPSPMALSEVFMALQTGVMDGQENPLAQIAGQRFQEVQRYLSLTGHVYTPAYIAAGRRFERLPEEIQEILIQAAVDTQEFVYSHAAELDRDLIGVIESAGTQVNEVDTNAFIDASQPVYEAFAREVSGSQELIDRIMALGEDL, encoded by the coding sequence ATGGTTCTGTTACGCGTGTTTTCGCTGGCCCTCGCCCTCGCTTTGCTTTCGGCTCCATTACAAGCGCGCGAGATTACCTTCGGTCATGTGGGCGGTCCCGACTCGCTCTTTGCCGATTCCGCCGAGCATTTTGCTGCATTGGCGAATGAACGCCTGCCTGAGCCCTATCGTGTTGAAGTCTACGGGTCGAGCCAGCTCGGCAATGACCAGGAACTCCTGCAGCGACTACGGCTCGGGACGGTGGATTTCGCCTTGCCGTCCACCATCATGTCATCGGTTGCCGACGAATTCGGGATTTTCGAGCTCCCCTATCTGGTCAAGAACCGGGAGCACATGGCGCGAATCGAAGAGGAGATCTTCTGGCCCACCCTCGCCCCCATAGCAGAGCAGAACGGCTACCGGATACTGGCAGTCTGGGAGAACGGGTTCCGCCACATCACGAACAACCGCCGTGCCATCGAGCGCCCGGAAGATCTGCGGGGTATCAAGCTGCGGACGCCGCGTGGGGCCTGGCGGGTACGGATGTTCGAAGAGTATGGTGCCGAGCCCTCGCCGATGGCGCTCTCTGAAGTCTTCATGGCCCTGCAGACCGGTGTCATGGATGGTCAGGAAAACCCGCTGGCCCAGATCGCGGGTCAGCGCTTCCAGGAAGTGCAGCGTTATCTTTCCCTGACCGGGCATGTGTACACGCCGGCTTATATCGCCGCAGGTCGTCGTTTCGAACGTTTGCCCGAGGAAATTCAGGAGATACTGATCCAGGCCGCGGTGGACACCCAGGAATTTGTCTACAGTCATGCGGCCGAGCTGGATCGGGACCTGATCGGTGTCATCGAGTCCGCCGGCACCCAGGTCAATGAAGTCGATACCAACGCATTCATTGATGCGTCCCAGCCCGTCTATGAGGCCTTTGCACGCGAGGTGAGCGGGTCACAGGAACTCATTGATCGCATCATGGCGTTGGGCGAAGACCTGTAA
- a CDS encoding TRAP transporter small permease, whose product MTIVNRLSTWLEKILEVFTAVLMVTLTLVVLYAVVMRYTARTPSWYDEVAAIMLVWLTYYAGALAALKRGHIGVDGVLRAMPVAIRMPVAYLAEACVIVFFVILGWAGLVVLDIMQGMNLITLRWVPITFTQSVIPIGAALFIIATFLSMPAHLKKIRSGISQEEEEIAQAIAEAERDNKEAGLTADSIAGRDGR is encoded by the coding sequence ATGACAATCGTTAATCGACTATCGACGTGGCTGGAAAAAATCCTGGAAGTCTTCACCGCCGTCCTCATGGTGACGCTCACGCTGGTTGTGCTCTACGCGGTGGTCATGCGCTACACCGCACGCACGCCCTCCTGGTACGACGAAGTGGCGGCGATCATGCTGGTGTGGCTCACTTACTACGCAGGCGCCCTGGCCGCCCTGAAGCGCGGACACATCGGTGTCGACGGCGTACTGCGAGCGATGCCAGTCGCAATCAGAATGCCGGTCGCCTATCTGGCTGAGGCTTGCGTCATCGTTTTCTTTGTCATTCTCGGCTGGGCGGGACTGGTGGTCCTGGACATCATGCAGGGCATGAACCTCATCACCTTGCGCTGGGTGCCCATCACGTTCACACAATCCGTGATTCCCATCGGGGCCGCGCTGTTCATCATCGCGACATTCCTCAGCATGCCCGCCCACCTCAAGAAGATACGCTCCGGTATCTCGCAGGAGGAAGAGGAAATCGCACAGGCGATTGCCGAGGCCGAGCGGGACAATAAAGAGGCCGGTCTCACCGCCGACAGCATCGCGGGGAGGGATGGACGATGA
- a CDS encoding 2-keto-4-pentenoate hydratase, whose protein sequence is MTDPIDEAGLALHGALVSGERLDGLPPGCKPTSEDQAYAIQQCIVDHDGGLSGWKVGAADSAAQPRCAPLLTSRVTEDADARMQLHRFSLGGIEAEIAVRLARDLPPRQEPYQRNDVLAAIGTVHAAIEVLDTRYRDWAAADGLSKLADLQNNGLFVLGPPQTDWRGLALETMSVTLSADGAIIKQANGGNPAGDPIRLLQWLANERASRGPWLQAGNIVTLGSCTGVWDATPPTAVVAHFEGLPPVSLQVEP, encoded by the coding sequence ATGACCGACCCCATCGACGAGGCGGGTCTCGCCCTGCACGGGGCGTTAGTCTCCGGCGAGCGCCTCGACGGCCTACCTCCCGGCTGCAAGCCGACCAGCGAAGACCAGGCCTACGCCATACAACAATGCATCGTTGACCATGACGGCGGCCTGAGCGGCTGGAAAGTCGGCGCCGCCGATTCCGCTGCACAACCCCGCTGTGCACCCCTGCTCACCAGCCGGGTGACAGAGGATGCGGATGCTCGCATGCAGCTGCACCGTTTCTCACTGGGCGGCATCGAAGCGGAAATCGCCGTGCGCCTCGCCAGGGACTTGCCCCCGCGGCAGGAACCCTACCAACGGAACGACGTGCTGGCGGCTATCGGGACCGTGCATGCGGCCATCGAAGTCCTGGACACCCGCTATCGGGACTGGGCAGCCGCGGATGGGCTGTCAAAACTGGCGGACCTGCAGAATAACGGCCTGTTCGTGCTCGGCCCGCCCCAGACGGACTGGCGAGGCCTCGCCCTGGAAACCATGTCGGTTACCCTTTCCGCGGATGGGGCGATCATCAAACAGGCCAATGGCGGCAACCCTGCCGGCGACCCGATTCGCCTGCTTCAATGGCTGGCAAACGAACGCGCATCCCGTGGCCCCTGGCTGCAGGCCGGTAATATCGTAACCCTGGGTTCCTGCACCGGCGTCTGGGACGCCACCCCTCCCACCGCAGTCGTCGCCCATTTCGAGGGCCTGCCGCCGGTCAGCCTCCAGGTTGAACCTTAA